GGCAAGACGGTCTGGGCTTGCCTCGGCTTCGGCGCGCGGTAGCGGGAACCCGGCGGTTCACCGGCCCTGCTGAGGGTCGGAGTCGTCGTGCGGATCGCCGGACGAAGTGCCCTGCTCGCCGCGGATGATCTCGCGTTCTTCTTCCGGGGTGTCGCCGTAGACGTCGTCGGGCCGGCGCGGCTCGGTCATAGTGCTTCTCCTTCGTTCGCGGTCCACGGGTACCCGCGACGTCGCCCCCCCAACCGGCCGAGCAGCCGGGCCGCGCGAATGCTCGAGGGCCAAACTTGCCTGGCGGGCAATATTGGGCGGTGATGTCGAAACAGCGGCGGCCAGTTCGTGGAGTGGGCGAGAGACGAACGAGAGGAGCGGTCATGGCCGAGGTGGTAAGCGCGACGCGGGTGGTCGACGCACCGGTCGAGCGGGTTTTCGCAGTGCTGGCGGACCCGGCGGCGCACGCCGCGATCGACGGCACCGGGTGGGTGCAGGCGTGCGTCGACCCGGCACCGTTGTCCGAAGCAGGGCAGCTGTTCCGGATGGACATGCACCACGACGAGCACCCGGACGGCGACTACCAGGTGCTCAACAAAGTCGAGGTGTTCTCCGCGCCGCACGCGATCGGCTGGCTGACCGGCTCCCGCAAGCCCGACGGCGAGCCGGAGTTCGGCGGCTGGCTGTGGCGCTACGACCTGCGGCGAGCCGGCTCGGGCGCGGAGGTGACTTTGTCCTACGACTGGTCCGGAGTGCCGCAGTACGTGCGGGACCGGGGAATCCGGTTCCCGCCGTTCGGGCCGGAGCACCTGGGGAATTCGTTGCGGCACTTGGCGGAGCTGGCGGAGTCCCGGTGAAGCGACCGGCCGCTTCGGGCACAGCTGTCGCGGGCGGCTTCGACCTCGGCGCGATGCGTATCGGACCGGGACGTGACCGCGGCGAACACGGGAGCCAGGCTGCGCCCGAGGTCAAGCCAGCAACGGTCCCAGCCGGCGTGCGTGTTCCTGGAGAGCGGTCAGCAGCGCGTCATCGAGTTGTGCGATCCGGCCCGGCGGACCACACAACGCCAAGCCGGCTACGAGCTGTCCGTCCGAGTCCCGGACCGGCACCGCGACACAGCCCCGGTCCGGGCGCAGTTCCCCGCATTGCCGGGCGACACCGGTCCGGGCGGCCTCGGCGAGAGAACCGCCGAGTTCGGCGGCGTTCACCAGCGTGTGTTCCGTGAAGCCGCGCAGATCGCGCACCAGCGCGCGCCAATCGGGCTGTTCGGCCAGCAGCAGCTTGCCCAGCGCGGACGCGTGCGGGTACCGGGACAGCGTCGCCTCGTCGGTCGGCGGATGGTCCGGGTCGGGGTCGACCAAGATGAGCCGTCCGGTGGTGAACGACGCCAGGTGCACGCCCCAGCGGACGATGCCGCGCAGGTGCTCCACGACGGTCCGCGCGGCGGTGCTGGGGACGGAAACGGCGGGCACGGTCAGGCGAACCGCGCGGCGGCCGAGCGCGAAGCCGCGCAGGTCGGGGAGCCGGACCAGGTACTCCTCGGCGACCAGCAGGTTCAGCAATCGGTACGTCGTGGCCGGCGGCAGGTGGAGTGCGGCGGAGATTTCCTTCGCGGTCACGCCCGGACCGGCGGCGATGACCTCCTCCAGCACTGCGAGCGCGCTCCGCACGGCCTTCGGCTGCCGTCCGGACAGCGGTGACGCACCGCCCGTCATCGGCCGGTGTCCTGGCTGCCGAGCAGGTCCGCGGCGCTCGTCTCGTCATAGACGCCGATCGCGGCGAGCTGGGGCCGGCGGCGCAGCGCCAGCCAGCCTGCCCAGGCCGCGGCCAGCACGACCAGTCCCGCCCAGGCTCGCAGCATCTCGCCGCTCACCCCGGAGGTCACGAAGAACCCGAGCACGACAACAAGCACCAGCGAACTGACCGCCGCCGCGACGACCGGCCCGCGCGTCAGCTCGCCGATGCGGCGCAGGAACAGCGGCGCGGCGAGGCAAACCAGCAGGTAGGCCACCAGATAGCCGAACACTGTCGTCGCGATCAGCACTTGGAGGATCTGCGTGGGCGACGCTCCG
This sequence is a window from Amycolatopsis benzoatilytica AK 16/65. Protein-coding genes within it:
- a CDS encoding IclR family transcriptional regulator, whose product is MTGGASPLSGRQPKAVRSALAVLEEVIAAGPGVTAKEISAALHLPPATTYRLLNLLVAEEYLVRLPDLRGFALGRRAVRLTVPAVSVPSTAARTVVEHLRGIVRWGVHLASFTTGRLILVDPDPDHPPTDEATLSRYPHASALGKLLLAEQPDWRALVRDLRGFTEHTLVNAAELGGSLAEAARTGVARQCGELRPDRGCVAVPVRDSDGQLVAGLALCGPPGRIAQLDDALLTALQEHARRLGPLLA